A section of the Mesorhizobium loti genome encodes:
- the ccoP gene encoding cytochrome-c oxidase, cbb3-type subunit III, producing MSDEHIDEISGVSTTGHEWDGIRELNNPLPRWWVITFYVTIVWAIGYTIAYPAWPLLHSATTGALGYSSRNEVKNELAAAEVAKGKYLSAVESKSVSEIAADDALREFAVAAGGAAFKVNCTQCHGSGAQGSKGFPNLNDDDWLWGGKAEQIQQTITHGIRFVSDPDTRLSEMPAFGDIITADQIAQVSAYVASLSGKVVDASLVAPGSKVFAENCVACHGDNAKGNKELGAPDLTDAIWLYGSGETAIADQVRAPKQGVMPAWGARLGETKVKELAVYVHSLGGGE from the coding sequence ATGAGCGACGAGCACATCGATGAAATCTCCGGCGTCTCGACCACCGGCCACGAATGGGACGGCATCCGGGAACTGAACAACCCGCTACCTCGCTGGTGGGTGATCACATTTTACGTCACCATTGTCTGGGCCATCGGTTACACCATCGCCTATCCCGCATGGCCGCTGCTGCACTCGGCGACAACGGGGGCGCTCGGCTATTCTAGCCGCAATGAAGTCAAGAACGAACTGGCCGCGGCAGAAGTCGCGAAAGGCAAATATCTCTCGGCGGTAGAGTCCAAGAGCGTCTCGGAGATTGCGGCAGACGATGCGCTGCGCGAATTCGCCGTCGCCGCCGGCGGCGCCGCCTTCAAGGTCAACTGCACACAGTGCCACGGCTCTGGTGCTCAGGGCTCCAAGGGCTTTCCCAACCTCAACGATGATGATTGGCTGTGGGGCGGCAAGGCGGAGCAGATCCAGCAGACGATCACGCACGGCATCCGCTTCGTATCCGACCCGGACACGCGGCTGTCTGAAATGCCGGCCTTCGGCGACATCATAACCGCCGACCAGATCGCACAGGTCAGCGCCTATGTCGCCAGCCTGTCCGGAAAGGTCGTGGATGCAAGCCTCGTCGCGCCGGGCTCCAAGGTCTTTGCCGAGAATTGCGTGGCCTGTCACGGAGACAACGCAAAAGGCAACAAGGAACTCGGCGCCCCTGATCTGACCGACGCGATCTGGCTTTACGGCTCCGGAGAGACGGCAATCGCCGACCAGGTTCGCGCACCGAAGCAGGGCGTGATGCCGGCCTGGGGCGCGCGCCTGGGCGAAACCAAGGTCAAGGAACTGGCGGTTTACGTGCATTCGCTTGGCGGTGGAGAATAG
- a CDS encoding CcoQ/FixQ family Cbb3-type cytochrome c oxidase assembly chaperone has protein sequence MDYNLMREFADSWGLVAMALFFVGAIVFALRPGSRKLAEEAARIPLEDE, from the coding sequence ATGGATTACAATTTAATGCGGGAGTTTGCTGACAGCTGGGGCCTGGTCGCGATGGCGCTTTTCTTTGTTGGGGCAATTGTCTTCGCCCTGCGCCCCGGTAGCCGCAAGCTGGCAGAAGAAGCTGCCCGGATTCCCCTTGAGGACGAGTGA
- the ccoO gene encoding cytochrome-c oxidase, cbb3-type subunit II, whose protein sequence is MGLMDRHAIVEKNATLLLVGSLLVVTVGGIVEIAPLFYLDNTIEKVEGMRPYSPLELAGRNIYVREGCYLCHSQMIRPFRDEVERYGHYSLAAESMYDHPFQWGSKRTGPDLARVGDRYSNAWHVAHLSDPRSVVPESIMPSYAFLKDAPIEVKDFSTHLVANRRVGVPYDDDMIAHANADLMAQADPNADTSGLEKRYPKAKIGDFDGNPQQVTEMDALVAYLQMLGTLVDFKNYDEAAGYR, encoded by the coding sequence ATGGGCTTGATGGACAGACACGCGATCGTCGAGAAGAACGCCACGCTTCTTCTCGTTGGTTCCCTTCTGGTGGTGACGGTCGGCGGCATCGTCGAGATCGCACCACTCTTCTATCTCGACAACACGATCGAGAAGGTCGAAGGCATGCGGCCTTACTCGCCGCTCGAACTCGCCGGCCGCAACATCTATGTGCGCGAGGGCTGCTACCTCTGCCATAGCCAGATGATCAGGCCGTTCCGCGACGAGGTCGAGCGCTACGGCCACTACAGCCTGGCTGCTGAGTCGATGTATGATCATCCCTTCCAGTGGGGATCGAAGCGTACCGGACCCGATCTCGCCCGGGTCGGTGACCGCTATTCGAATGCATGGCACGTCGCACATCTTTCCGATCCACGTTCCGTGGTGCCGGAATCGATCATGCCGAGCTATGCGTTCCTGAAGGACGCGCCCATCGAAGTGAAGGATTTCTCAACGCATCTGGTCGCCAACCGGCGTGTCGGTGTCCCCTACGACGACGACATGATCGCGCACGCCAACGCCGATCTGATGGCGCAGGCCGATCCGAACGCCGATACCTCCGGCCTTGAGAAACGCTATCCAAAAGCCAAGATCGGCGACTTCGACGGCAACCCGCAGCAGGTCACCGAAATGGATGCCCTTGTCGCCTACCTGCAGATGCTGGGCACTCTGGTCGATTTCAAGAACTACGACGAAGCCGCCGGCTACCGCTGA